A genomic stretch from Hymenobacter psoromatis includes:
- a CDS encoding selenide, water dikinase (catalyzes the formation of selenophosphate from selenide and ATP), whose translation MTTPDLDHIRLTQYSHGAGCGCKIAPSVLDKILHSSLPQPNYENLLVGNGSRDDAAVYRLPGQAGQCVISTTDFFMPIVDDAFDFGRIASANAISDVYAMGGRPLLAIAVLGWPIDKLAPEVAARVTEGARAICAEAGIPLAGGHSIDSPEPIFGLAVTGLVDEKNLKRNDTATAGCRLYLTKPVGVGILTTAQKREILRPEDADVAPAQMRQLNKIGAELGEIPGIRAMTDVTGFGLLGHLAEVCEGSDFKAVINYLDVPRLAQAERYLLQGAVPGGTLRNFQSYGHKISPLTDEQKLYLCDPQTSGGLLVCVEPGAAETAAQAVFAQHGLALHSFGELRPHQEGQPWIVVE comes from the coding sequence ATGACTACCCCCGACCTCGACCACATCCGCCTCACTCAATACAGCCACGGCGCGGGCTGCGGCTGCAAAATTGCGCCCAGCGTGCTCGATAAAATCCTGCACAGCAGCCTGCCCCAGCCCAACTACGAGAATCTGCTGGTGGGCAACGGCAGCCGCGACGACGCGGCCGTGTACCGCCTGCCGGGCCAAGCAGGGCAGTGTGTCATCAGCACCACCGATTTTTTTATGCCCATCGTCGATGATGCCTTCGACTTCGGGCGCATCGCCTCGGCCAACGCCATCTCGGACGTGTACGCGATGGGCGGGCGGCCACTGCTGGCCATCGCGGTGCTGGGCTGGCCCATTGACAAGCTCGCGCCCGAGGTGGCCGCACGCGTGACGGAGGGTGCCCGCGCCATCTGCGCCGAGGCGGGCATTCCGCTGGCCGGCGGCCACAGCATCGACTCGCCGGAGCCGATTTTTGGGCTGGCCGTCACGGGTTTGGTCGATGAAAAGAACCTCAAGCGCAACGACACCGCCACCGCCGGCTGCCGCCTCTACCTGACCAAACCAGTGGGGGTAGGGATTCTAACCACCGCCCAGAAGCGCGAAATTCTGCGGCCCGAAGACGCCGACGTGGCCCCGGCCCAGATGCGCCAGCTCAATAAAATCGGGGCCGAGCTGGGCGAGATTCCCGGCATTCGGGCCATGACCGACGTCACGGGCTTCGGCTTGCTCGGGCACCTGGCCGAAGTATGTGAGGGTAGTGATTTTAAGGCTGTTATCAATTACCTGGACGTGCCGCGCCTGGCCCAGGCCGAGCGCTACCTGTTGCAAGGCGCGGTGCCGGGCGGCACCCTCCGCAACTTCCAGAGCTACGGCCACAAAATCAGCCCGCTCACCGACGAGCAAAAATTATACCTCTGCGACCCGCAAACCTCGGGGGGCCTGCTGGTCTGCGTAGAGCCCGGCGCGGCCGAAACGGCGGCCCAGGCAGTTTTTGCCCAGCACGGGCTGGCGCTGCACAGCTTCGGCGAGCTGCGGCCGCACCAGGAAGGTCAGCCGTGGATTGTGGTGGAGTAA
- a CDS encoding tRNA 2-selenouridine synthase, whose protein sequence is MPRHSITDFLSAAAGPILDVRAPAEYAQGHIPGALSLPLFTDEERARIGTTYKQVNPDKAVLLGLDFFGPKMRAMVEQARKLAPGQEVRLHCWRGGMRSGAVQWLLELGGLRVNLLDKGYKDYRHWALAEFARPRQLRVLGGYTGSGKTAVLHALAAQGEPVLDLEGLANHLGSSFGALGQPPQPTQEQFENDLAAALAALPPDKPIWVEDESRNIGSLTIPTPFFTQMQAAPLVVLAVPQAARVQYLAGSYGRQDAGGLALAVLRLSKRLGGLVTKEALGAIADGDMARMVELVLAYYDKTYGYGLEGRPAVTVAAEGTDAAANSARVRAAVATPVA, encoded by the coding sequence ATGCCTCGCCACTCCATTACCGATTTTCTCAGTGCCGCCGCTGGCCCCATCCTCGACGTGCGCGCCCCGGCCGAGTACGCGCAGGGCCACATTCCGGGCGCGCTCAGCCTACCCCTCTTCACCGACGAGGAGCGCGCGCGCATCGGCACCACCTACAAGCAGGTCAATCCCGACAAGGCTGTTTTGCTGGGTCTCGATTTCTTCGGCCCCAAAATGCGTGCGATGGTGGAGCAGGCCCGTAAGCTGGCGCCTGGCCAGGAAGTGCGCCTGCACTGCTGGCGCGGCGGCATGCGCAGCGGGGCCGTGCAGTGGCTGCTGGAGCTGGGCGGCCTCCGGGTAAACCTGCTCGATAAAGGCTACAAGGACTACCGCCACTGGGCCTTGGCCGAGTTTGCGCGCCCGCGCCAGCTGCGGGTGCTGGGCGGCTACACCGGCAGCGGCAAAACCGCCGTGCTGCACGCGCTGGCTGCCCAGGGCGAACCCGTGCTCGACCTCGAGGGCCTGGCCAATCACCTGGGCTCGTCGTTTGGGGCGCTGGGCCAGCCGCCGCAGCCCACCCAGGAGCAGTTTGAGAACGACCTGGCCGCCGCGCTGGCCGCCCTACCCCCCGATAAACCGATTTGGGTGGAGGATGAGAGCCGCAACATTGGCAGCCTCACCATCCCTACCCCCTTCTTTACCCAGATGCAGGCCGCCCCGCTGGTGGTGCTGGCCGTGCCCCAGGCCGCCCGCGTGCAGTACCTGGCCGGCAGCTACGGCCGCCAGGATGCCGGCGGCCTGGCCCTGGCCGTGCTGCGCCTGAGCAAGCGCCTTGGCGGCCTCGTCACCAAAGAAGCGCTGGGTGCCATCGCCGACGGCGACATGGCCCGCATGGTGGAGCTGGTGCTGGCCTATTATGACAAAACCTACGGCTACGGTCTGGAAGGCCGCCCCGCCGTGACGGTGGCCGCTGAGGGTACTGACGCGGCGGCCAATTCGGCGCGGGTGCGGGCGGCGGTTGCTACCCCTGTTGCATGA
- a CDS encoding endonuclease V gives MAYFRPPGPAPDPALVRSLTEQQHELRQRVRMEPLPHPPRLIAGCDSSFPTPETILSVFVVLKFPSLEVVEKVYNYGPVPLPYIPGLLSFREAPNVIQTFAKLTHRPDVIMVDGHGIAHPRRMGIAAHLGVLLDMPTFGVAKNKLTGTFQEPAPEKGSITPLLDAKTGELIGEVIRSKDKVLPLFVSPGHRCDQATATRLTLACLRGYKLPEPTRLADYWAEEFKKEVR, from the coding sequence ATGGCCTACTTCCGTCCGCCCGGCCCCGCGCCCGACCCGGCGCTGGTGCGCAGCCTCACCGAGCAGCAGCACGAGCTGCGCCAGCGGGTGCGCATGGAGCCCCTACCCCACCCGCCGCGCCTGATAGCGGGTTGCGACTCGTCCTTTCCGACGCCCGAAACCATTTTATCGGTGTTCGTGGTGCTGAAATTTCCGTCGTTGGAAGTGGTGGAGAAGGTCTATAATTACGGCCCGGTGCCGCTGCCGTACATCCCCGGCCTGCTGTCGTTTCGCGAGGCACCTAATGTTATCCAAACCTTTGCCAAGCTCACGCACCGGCCCGACGTAATTATGGTGGACGGCCACGGCATTGCGCACCCGCGCCGCATGGGCATTGCCGCGCACCTAGGCGTGCTGCTCGACATGCCCACTTTCGGCGTGGCCAAGAACAAGCTGACCGGCACTTTCCAGGAGCCCGCGCCCGAAAAAGGCAGCATCACTCCCCTGCTCGACGCCAAAACCGGCGAGTTGATTGGCGAAGTTATTCGCAGCAAAGACAAGGTGCTGCCGCTGTTCGTGAGCCCCGGCCACCGCTGCGACCAGGCCACCGCCACGCGCCTCACGCTGGCTTGCCTGCGCGGCTACAAGCTGCCCGAGCCCACCCGCCTGGCCGACTACTGGGCCGAGGAATTCAAGAAAGAAGTGCGGTAG
- a CDS encoding glyoxalase, with the protein MTPKLRVARPTNDLLALRRFYVEGLGLTELYAFAGHDGFDGLMVGHPQSPYHLEFTQQRGHVAPPAPTAENLLVFYLPERADWAAAVARLQAHGYAAVPAHNAYWDRQGRTFADPDGYRVVLYQAAWNF; encoded by the coding sequence ATGACTCCGAAGCTGCGAGTGGCCCGGCCCACTAACGACCTACTGGCTTTGCGCCGCTTCTACGTGGAAGGATTAGGCCTGACAGAGCTTTACGCCTTCGCCGGTCACGATGGCTTTGATGGACTGATGGTTGGGCATCCACAATCGCCTTACCACCTGGAGTTTACGCAGCAGCGGGGCCACGTGGCACCACCCGCGCCCACGGCCGAAAACCTGCTGGTTTTCTACCTGCCCGAACGGGCCGACTGGGCGGCCGCCGTAGCCCGGCTGCAAGCGCACGGGTACGCAGCGGTGCCCGCCCACAATGCCTATTGGGACCGCCAGGGCCGCACCTTTGCGGACCCCGACGGTTATCGGGTGGTGCTATACCAAGCTGCCTGGAATTTTTAA